The region ATTTTTGTGGTGTTGAGTATGTTATGGAGCCAATGTTAGCGCTCCAAGCAGAGTAGCTGTAGAGGTGAGAGCTCTAAAGTAGGAGGAGTCCTCCAGGTCTGCTTTTGGGTGGCATTTCCAAGCATGCAATCTGCAGTTTCTCACCTCCCAAGCTGTTCTTACACAACTATGTGTAGGTAGGTGTGCTAAAATGACCCTTGGTTTGACATGGAAGACTGAATTGGCTTCTGTTAGTTTATATTTGGAGATTTATGTTTAAAAGTAAGGTGATATTTACATTCTGGAAGAGGGAAGTTGTGATGCTTTGTATCACAAACTGGCCAGGCAAGTTGCTTGGATAGAAGCTGCAAGAGGTCAGACCTGCTTCCGTGTAGCTTGAAGTAGTTACAGAGGTGTTGAAAAGCACCAGCAAGAAATGATAAATTGTGTTGTCATCTGGAAATCATCTCTAACTGCATACATAGAAATCCACTCATAAGAACAGCAACTTCCTCTACAGTactcagaaaaaatgtttcactGGCTTGGCTTTCACTTTCATGAAACAACCAATAGTTTCCTTTTGAAGAGGCAAAGCACAAATGGTATCGAACACCTGGGCTTACTTTTTCTGTGCTAAATTGAGTTTTCCTATCCAGAAGCAGCAATTTGAATCGCTGGTGTGTAGTGTGCATTGTCTAAGAACAGCAAGATGTTAGCAAAGCTCACAGAGAACTTATACGTTAATTGTGACCTGTATTGAGAAGGATTGGGAAGGACTGAAAACCAAGCTTTTTGGGCGCTTTTCCATCCCTCTCTAGACCTTTAGATCAAGCAGTGCACACCTTCCACCGTTTGTGGTTTAGGATAAAGTTAATTTTCAAATCTGCTCTGTGCTAAGCTGTGGAAGTGAGATACTGATACATTGGTACAAAGACCATGTACATGCTGTGCTGATAAGTGtgtctgtttatttctttttctgtaagagTAGcagctaattttaatttctgtatttagaGCTACAGCCTGTCCAGACTGCTTCAAACCAGCAAAGAACAAACAGGTAGGATCTCTCAttgttgcatttcttttctggCATTCAGAATTCCCCAGCAGTAGCTACAACGAAGAACTTATCTGGGTATTCAGTCAGTGTTtaatgtctgcttttctttcatcagaaatctctctggttttcagttgtctgaaaataaaattctctCCTTTATTCACTAAACACTTCTCCGCTCAGGAAAGCTGAGCGCTTAGTGCTTTTCTTTGGGTCATTCATTTTCCCGACTGTCTAAAGGCCATAATTTTAGGAACGTTCTCTGTAAATACCTCCCTTAAGATCCAGGAATTTGATTGTCATGCATAAAAGATGATCCTCAAGCTCTCTGTGGGTAAAACAGTTCAGGTAAGTCACATCGTGAAGATGAGACTCCGCAGCCAAAAGAGCAATGATCACACCGCACTTTTCATGTCCTCTGATCCAAATGAAAGACACAATGCACGCAGGATGGTTTTATCCCGTCTGCCTCTGGACGAGGGGGAGGAAACAAAAGGGACCTTGCCACTTGTTGCAGGCCCTGAGCGCACACACAATCATTGATGGAAAAGAGGacatggaagaataaaaacagtTGGAGAGAAACCGATATAAGTAGGACAGTGGGTGTGATCAGAAGGAGAACAAGTAACTTCTATCAGGAGCCTATGCAAGgccttttattctttctggtGAAGAGTCTACCGACATTTGGCAGAGGCAGTCTGACCTGGGAATTCTGCCTACTCTACTCCACCTGACCAATAAATGCAAGTCTTTTTTTAGCAGGATTGTATTGTTATAACTCACCGCTTGCTGCAtggcttttctttaaaaggggGGAAATCCCCTATGAGGAGTTAAACCAGCAGGGCCCGGCTGTTAGAACCACACGGGCAACAAGATGTAGGGGaatctaaaggaaaaaatgccGACTTTGAAGAGCCGTCGGAGGTTCAGCCTTACAAAGAAGCTGTGCTTGAAGCTCAGCTTCAAGGGCTGCGTTAATCAGAGAACTAGTGTAAAAACTGGCTTCTGAGTGAAAATTTCTGTGTCATCTGCTGTAGATACGTATTTAAACCTGCTGCTAGTTTAAGGGGTTTCCAGCTCATCTGTTCTGTGAGGAAGGGAAGTGCTATTATCTCCAGTTAATGCCTAGAAAGAGCAGCTTTCCTGAAGGCATCCGGGCACTCTGCGTTAGAGCGAATTGTCCCAGCTGTTCCCAGCTGAGGTAGGATTCCACCCCACGTGGTACCACATTTGTTTCTCCTGTTCTAGAAACCTAAATTCTCTGTTTTCTGCCTCATTTGATTTCCAGAGATGTGCTTAGCCTTGTCTCAGCTAACCGAAAGGCAGGATATTCTAAGGAGCTGGAGTAGGTTTATTGGGAAGTGTGACAGTAACTTTAGACCTGCTGAAAGCCAGTGGCACTTGGTATTTTTACCTGTGTGAAAACAGAGTGAGGAGACGTGCTGTTGTTGGTACATGTCTGCTAGAAACAAGCTACTTGATAAATCTTAATTCAACAACTAAATAACGGTTACATACCAATCTGTGCAGCTAATTGTGCTGCTTTCATGTTGTGCGTAAAGTTACTTGATTAAATTTGGGCAAAATTACCTGCTGCTCTTTGTTGCCCTTTTCAAGTTAGGGCTGAGATCACGGTGAATTTTTGCTGATACAGAGTTGCTTTTAGgtgtaagaaaacacaaaacacaagtgaaaaaaacTGTATAGTGAGAAGTGTAGTGTATGTatgttttagggtttttttcttgcttaggCATATCCTTTCTTAGCTTCTCTTCTTgactcatttttttatttcactgtgcaGTCTGTTTTCACTAGAATGGCAGTTATAAAAGCTCtagagaagataaaagaagaggATTTTCTCAAGTAAGTATATACTGAAACTAGTTCTTAGTATTGTGCTTTTGTATAGAATTAGGCTGGAGGGGAAAATATTAGGTGGGTAAAGGAGTGGTTGTTTAAATTCTGCTAGTTTACTGGTTATAAACGTGTTGCATTTTCTATTCTTCTGGTCCTAAAATGTCTTTCCAGATCTTTTATTTAAGGAGTCATCTTAAAAAGCTTGAATTGAGCCACAGAGGATAGAAAACTGGACATGACACACATGATGGTCTTTTTCCCATGAGTAAAAGTGCTTCGATTCTCTCGGGAGCAGCCCAGGGGAGAAGTtgtggggcagagctgcagtTCTGCTCTCTGCTTTCGGCTTTACGTCACTGCAGATCTCGGGGCTGGCATGGGATTTAGGATGGTTAGAAGTGAAAACACTTTGCTGTAGCGTCGCCCATCATTTACATTCAAAAATCTTTATGTACATccccaaaaccacagcagaGATTTAGAAATTGTGGAACttcctgctgtgttttgaagCTTAGAGTTTGTAAAGCAAACTTCTCATTACAAGAAAGACTTTTTCCCCTATTTCCAACATGTTAGGAGCTGAGTTTTAAGAAAACACCAAGTGCTGTAACACGGTAAAAATGACAAGCAGTGGAAGACATCTAGAGacattttctctgttgttcATTGCTCTGTTTTCTTCGATTTCCAGCAAATATTTACTAATAGATCCTGATGATAGTTTTCAGGAAGTATTTAGTTTCATTATTGCTACATCTATAGTGTGGTACATCTTATTAATCACACTTTGGAGTGTTAGCCTCTGATAATGTTTGATGACAGGTTGACAAAAGTATTTGCAATGCAGTATTCTTGATTTGCTTAAAGTTTTATCCATTTCTTGGTGTTCCAGCTTGCAATGGGAATACTGAGTTTACACTGGCGCTGCGTTTTGTGTAACTGAATCATCATCTTTCACGCCATTATTGCTATGGTGATGCTCCATCATGTTCTGATAttactaatatttttaaatctctttttatACAGGCATTTTCCATGTCCCCCAAGTTCACCAAAGAACCTCTGCGTCGCTCTGGAAATTCAGTGCAATAATGGTGCAGTTTTTGTGGCTGGTAAATTGATTCATTTATTTGCTGCTGTGTTGTCTTGAAAGTAACTTTAAAATACTGTCACAATATCCACTGTTTCATTTTAGGTTGCTGTGCTGGATGGTTTTATCAGAATTGATCTGTACGGAGAAAGAGACAGAGGGGTAGCTTTCTGCGTGTGATTTAATACTGGTTTTGTGATTTATAGTTTATAGCTCGttccaaccaaaaaccaaccaaacaaatgaaaaaaaacaaccaaacaaccacaATCCCCCAGGCAGAATattgtctttaaaaattaaagaattaaaTCTGGAGTAGAATAATTTATTGCATGCAGTGCGGTTATTTTGCTATTACAGTAGCTGAAATGAGACAAGATCTTAATTTGTAAGCACTTTGAGTTGGTATTGTCCTCTTGACCTTATCTGCGGTGTTCACTGATCGCatgtgtagagtcttgcatctgggtaggaacaaccccaggttccagtgtaagttggggaatgacctgttagagagccgtgtaggggaaagggacctgggggtgctggggacagcaggatgaccatgagccagcactgggcgcttgtggccaggaagccaatggtacctggggtggattagaagggggtggtcagtaggtcagagaggttctcctgcccctctgctctgccctggggagaccacacctggaatattgtgtccagttctgggccctcagttccagcaggacagggaactgctggagagagtccagtgcagggcaacaaagataccgaagggagtggagcatctcccgtgtgaggaaaggctgaggagctggggtgctggagcttggagaagaggagactgaggggtgacctcgttaatgtatataaatatctaaacggtgagtgtcaggaggctggagccaggctcttctcggtgacagccaatggtaggacaaggggtaatgggttcaaactggaacacaggaggttccacttaaatttgagaagaaacttgttcccagtgagggtggcagagcctggcccaggctgcccagggaggttgtggagtctccttctgtgcagacattccaacccgcctggacaccttcctgtgtaacctcatctgggtgttcctgctccatggggggattgcactgggtgagctttgaggtcccttccaacccctgacactctgtgattctgtgattccccccagcttttttaaaagtttcaggAGAAGCTGTTAAACCAAGAAAACAcctggtttggtgtttttttggttttttaacccACTCTTGTTCACATTGAAAGCTCAAATTATTAGAACAGGGagttgagagaaaaaaaaaaatatcattttcctttttccattttatggaAAGAGAATTTAGCAGTGTGAAGCTGACTTCTGAATGATTAGTCATAGTACTTGCATTATATGCCCCAGTGAAACAGTATTAGTCAGTTCCCCcatttgtttgtgtgggtttttctgCCGATCAAAATGCAAGAAGGAAACATTATTAGAAATAGGAAAATATGatactgaaaaccaaaaaaaaagagacgaCAGAGGCGCTGTATTATACGCGTGGCTACTTCgaactgattttatttctatatgCAAAGTTTCAGATTGAAACTTGTTTGTGCAGGGGGGTTACTTGTTATTTATGAATGAGTTCCTTGATTTGTGCATATTTTCACTTCTTATAAAAACCTGTCAATAAGAATGCTCATCTTGGTCATCCGGGTCAGACTTGTTCTTGGCTTATCGCAGTCATGTCACGGGAGATGAGACGCTCGTGTGACACGACACGAGACCGTGACCGGAGTCTCTTTGCACAGCAGGTTTTCAAGGTTCTTAAAATTCCTATTGGTTTATTTCTGAGATGTTTTGCTCGCCTGGTTTTCCTTGTAACACACCAAAGCACTTTAGTTCAGGTTTCTTTGTTGAACGTTCAGGCAATGGCAGAATTTGGATTGGAACCTGAACTACTCAATACAGGGAGGTGTGGGAACTTCTTCGCTTGGGACACGTATACATTGGCGGACAGGTGTATGTATAACACCGGTTCGGTGTACGCGAAGCTGGTTAAAGACCATGCCCTGATTCAAAATCATCATTTTTCCATTCAGAATTAAGGAGACTCAGAATAAGCACTTGAACCTCTGGGTTTTCATTCCCAGTTGAGTCCAACCACTTCCAGTTCTGTTGCTAAGGCTGTACCTGGAGGTCTCACTGCAGGAACAGGCTCTCCAGGGCCACCTTTCATCTCGATACCAAAACTCTGGTCGGTGCAGCAGCATCAGTTTCATCCCATTGCTCTAAAGCTCTGGTCTTAAAACAAGTTTATGCCTGGAACTTTATTTTCGCTCCCATGAAAGTTAAATGCATCGCGCTGTGCAATACTGGAGGTTTTGTACATTGCTTTAGGTTGATTACAGGTAACACAGTTGTTTTTTACAGGAAGATATAATAAATATTCGAGGAACTTACCTCAGACTCCCTGGATTATTGACGGGGAGCGGAAGCTGGAATCTTCCGTCGAAGAACTGATTTCAGAGCATCTAATAGCAGAATTCAAAGCAGATAGTGAGTATCTAGGAGATCTTTTACCGTATGTACTTCTCATCATTACTagagtattttttctttgtagctACTCACTTAATACAAGAATATAAGGGGAAAAAACTATGTTTTTTTTATCTCGCTCTTATCCTTCCAAGTCAAAGCTTGTAAACTTTTCCTATTTATGATCTGTGAGTAATTAGATGACTGCTTTATTTTATACAGTGTCTTTTATCCTTCTAAAATATCTCCTCGGTTGATCTGATGATGCAAATATAATGGTTTTATGTAGTAGTATTTCTGCCTAGCTGTACTTCTTAACGGCCGGCAATTCATAAAGTGACTTATAATGATGGTTTTGCCATCAGTGTTGCATAATATCTTTCCAGCATTCGACCACTTCATGTTCCTTCccttcattcatttattttcttcagcgCATAGAGTTCCACAGTTAAATGCTTACCCAGGAATTACCCAGATGAAATAATCGCTGCCCGTACTTTGTTGTGTCCTAGACGTATGATCATAGAAGGTGATTAGGTTGTTGCCCTAATATGACCAGAGAAATGAGAGAGAATAAAAACTGAGGAAAACTTTACACTCTGTATGTTCCCTatggaggaagaaatggaaatcTTGGAAAGCATCGTGTGTATTTGGGATAAAAAGTTGTGTTTTGGAGGAAGACAGctcagtttgatttttattcGTAGACTTGAATTAGCTGGGTAAGAAATGAACACAATTAATTAGTAAGTAGAATTCCTTTAGGATGGTACTGGGGTACCTTTTTGGACCTTTTCAGGGTTATAACATTCAAGCCAAAGAAGTGGGAATGTTCTTAAAGAAACTTGTGAACCTGATGCAATGGACAATAACTATCCCAGATTTGGTTAAATACCATGTAGGCTTCATTGTTTAATGATGTCTCTTTGAAGTAGGTTTGCAAACAAGTTTAGAAAGAAAGTATTTCACCTTTTAAGCTGTAGGGAGtattaatgtaaaataaaaccttaCCTCCTTTGTTCAAATCTGTTACaggctttaatttttcttcctctggaagagAAGATGTGGATGTAAGAACCCTGGGCAACGGTAAGGCTTGGAACATCccttctgaaacacagaaacaaacacaacGGTCAACCAAAGCTCCCCTAAAAGATCTTGCCGAGTGCACAAGCGTGTGACTGACAGGGCACGCTTTGGCATTTTATCATGGAAACATTTTAGTGATACTTAATCTATTCATTCCCAAAGACGTTCCATAAAAAGAGGAGCCCTTTTTCAGTGTCCTTGGCTGCACGGACACCTGCAACCACATAGCTTGTTAAGAGTGGTTATTTTATTCGCTTCCTATTTTTAAGCCATATATGTCAGACTAATTCCTCTCTTGTTTTCTGCTGGGTCCTACTTTGTCTCACTGTCACTGAGGAGCGGGgaagccttcttttctttttgaacctTTATGAAGGTCAGTTGCTTTCCAATACGCTGAAGCTACAATAGCcaaaggaggaggggaaagaaaatgtacAAATTAACAATGATGCGTTCCAGTTGCTGCCTGATTTATAGTGTATTTTTTGTCATCGCTTATACTGGGGATCATCCCTGGCCCCGAGGACAGAAATGCGGCGATTGCAACAGATGTTTAGCTGAGGGAGCGGGATTTAACATCATCTTGCACCTGGGCATTGCTGTAGGTGACAGAAAATAAGctaattaactttttttctgattttattttttaattagcacAGACTTGTACAAGATGTCTTCTGGGAAGTTGTAATTTGCACTTATTGCTGATACCGGGGTTTAGTAGCCAAAAAAAGTCCCACgtttctttccttccatctGATGCTACATCCCTAAACCCGCAAGTCCTCTCCCTGTTCTCCTCACAGTCTTCACACCTTCCAACCTTTCCGCATCAATCCAAACGTTCATTTAGAACAAcatgttttttgtgttttatgacTGCGCATGTTGCCAGGAAGGCCCTTTGCAATCGAGCTTGTGAATCCTCGCAGAATACACTTTACTGCGGAGGAAATGAAGGGGCTTCAGCAGGTAAATCATTTGCACCTCACGGAACTCATAAAGCATGTGTTTCATCCCTAACTGAGCAGCTCTGCTAACTGATTCTGTTTTAAATATCGCAGACAATTAATAACTCTTCAGACAAAATACAAGTTCGAGATTTACAGCTTGTCACCAGGTCAGTATTTATCAGCGCTGGCAAGGGATTTCCAAGCGATGCTCTGGGAGTTCTGCGAGCGTTCTTGCTCACAGCGTCGTATAATTATGCTTATATTATGTgagtaattaatttcttttgtttagaGAGGCAATTGGTCGCATGAAGGAAGGTGAAGAGGAAAAGACAAAGACCTACAGTGCCTTAATATGGACGGACAAAGCAATACAGAAAGAAGATATCGCATTTCTAGATGATATCAAGGTATCTGCAGCTCTTTGTGCTGGTTTATGTATCACCTGTCCTCGTGCCCTAGGGGAGGGTTTATATAGGTGAAGCCATGGATGCCTCTCTGTGTTATTTTGGTTGATTTttaggttttggggttttttaatgagGGTTCTTTTTGCTATAGGGACTTTTGTACCTCCTGATCCCCTTCTCACGCTTCCTTACTTGCCCACTGCCAACACCACAAATTATTGGATAATGTTGGCCTTCCAGTAGACCACACAACATTATAAAAAGCAGTGAATGGGAGAGGAGGAAATCTGGCACCCGCGCCCCTTTCTATCCCTTAGATCACGTTCTGTGTAAGGAGCAGAGAACATCTTTTATTCCGCAAGCTCTGAAGCCCTTCCACAGCCACAGCCATTTGGAGCTTGGAATGTTTATGGAAAATAAGGCAAAGAGGCCGTACAAAGTGCTCGCTGGAACAAGCGCGCTGCGCTCATGAGACCTTTCTCCAAATGATGGAGAAGCGTGGTCAGTTTTTGCTGTGCCGCGCTATTTCCTGAGGGCCTTGCTCATGAAATCGTTCTCAGAGCTGTTACAGTTCATGGAGACAACAGttgtaaatgttattttttagcGTGCCCACTCACTGCCTGGAGAGTTGCCATTCAAACTGCTGCATCTCATTTGGGAAAGGGGGTGGGAAACGAACTTTCTAAAAGGCTGTTACAAGATCTAATCTCATTTCTTTTCCCCGACTTTTATTTCTAGGTTGTAGTTTAGACAAAGCGTTTCGTGGGTGGGATTGGGTTTTCTTGATTGCCCCGAGGCTCTCGGTGAGCTTCCAAATCCTGGAGTCATTCCAGCAAAGGACTATGGAGATTTCAAGGTTATTCCTCTGTATTTGTGATGCCATTAGCTTGTGTTCATATGAGGCCTCCTCATTTAGCCTCTGagatggttttcttttttccctttgataAACATGGCAAAAATGAGTCTTGCCTCAAGATTACTCAGCTACCATAACACAACATAAAAAAGATGTGACTGCTTCACAATACGTACGACTCTCACAATCTGTGCGGCATGTTGCACATTTCCTTCCCCATTTATTTTGTTACCTTCTTGCGACAGGAATTAAAACTGGACCAGAAGACGCCTCTCCGGGTTCTTCACAGGAGGCCCCTCGCTGTGAGGTGTCGCATCATTCACACCATGAAATCCCAGTACATAGACGAGCATCATTTTCGCCTCCACCTGAAGACTCAA is a window of Columba livia isolate bColLiv1 breed racing homer chromosome 3, bColLiv1.pat.W.v2, whole genome shotgun sequence DNA encoding:
- the PUS10 gene encoding tRNA pseudouridine synthase Pus10 isoform X2, with amino-acid sequence MERATACPDCFKPAKNKQSVFTRMAVIKALEKIKEEDFLKHFPCPPSSPKNLCVALEIQCNNGAVFVAGRYNKYSRNLPQTPWIIDGERKLESSVEELISEHLIAEFKADSFNFSSSGREDVDVRTLGNGRPFAIELVNPRRIHFTAEEMKGLQQTINNSSDKIQVRDLQLVTREAIGRMKEGEEEKTKTYSALIWTDKAIQKEDIAFLDDIKELKLDQKTPLRVLHRRPLAVRCRIIHTMKSQYIDEHHFRLHLKTQAGTYIKEFVHGDFGRTKPNIGSLLNRTADILELDVESVDVDWPPTLDN